In bacterium, the genomic stretch AATAATCCACAGAGACCAATTGTATCCTATCCCATGTATCAAATATTTTGACCGGGGAAAAAGGGATGCGTTTACAGATGGTAAGAAACTGCTGATTGAATTTATTGAAAAAAGGATGAGCCTTGAATTAATTGAAGAAAAAGCCTGCGAAGAAGCAATTCGATTAAGTGGTGGTGTGTTTCGGGAATTGGCAAGAGTAATGCAGATTGCTATTGATTCAGCATTAGAAGCAGACCGAGATAAAATTCTATTTGAAGATTTAGAGAAGGTTCGACATGAGATTGTGAAGTCGTATCAGCCTATTTTAAGGCCAGATGATTATAAGCTGATGTACCAGATTGCCATATCTAACGATTGGTTGGATGATGTAGAATTTATGCTTCAGCATCTTATTGTCTTAGAATATGAAAATGATACTCTGTGGTTAGATGTTCGTTATGCCCTCCTTCAGTTTTTAGAAGAAAAATATCCGGGGAATAAAGATGAAGTAAAAGAGGATTAGGTAATAAATATGGGAAGAGTTTCAAATAATGACCAGGATATTGCTCAGGTAAGTCTAAAACTTCAGCCAACATCCGAAAAAGATGAGATTCAAACACTGCTCCGTTTAATTAGCAAGGCTATAAAAAAAGATAACGCCCTTTTCTTATTTGTCCGATACCAAAATTTCCGTGATGCTCAGAATATGATTAATGTCTTGCAACAAAAGAGTGATACTGGCATTAAGTTCATCTCGATTAACTGTCAGAGCCAAAATATCCAATTTTTATCTCCACACCTTCTTCAGAAGCAGAATACTAAGACGGTATTTTGTATCTTTAATCTACCACGCCACCAAGATTCACAAGGAGCGGAAATTGACCCTAACTTTCTTGAAAACCTGAATTTTACCAGGGACCAATTGCAAGAGCATAAAATCAAGGCTATCTTTTTTCTTACTGAGTATGAACTTTCGGCTGTAATCAACAAGGCAGATGATTTTTGGGCATTCAGACACCGCCTCCTGGAATTGCCTGAAGAGATACAGCATTTCATAAATATCTGGAGCCGTGCGGAGGTTTCTTTTATTGCCTCCAATAAAGAAGAAATCCACAGACAGATTGGATATAGAAAAAGCTTGCTTGATACGGTCTCTTCACCTGAAAAAAAAGTTTCCCTAATTAATGAGATTGCCCAGCGTTATCACCTCCTGGGACAATATGAAAAGGCATTAGTCCTGCTTGAGGAAGGATTGGAGACTTCAAGGAAAATCGGGGATAAAAAAGGTGAAGGGACAATCCTGAACAATATCAGTCAGATTTACGATGCAAGAGGAGATTACGATACCGCTCTTGACTATCTTAACCGCTCATTAAAGATTCGCCAGGAAATCGAGGATAAAAGTGGGGAAGGGAGAACCCTGAACAATATCAGTCAGATTTTTAAGGCCCGAGGAGATTACGATACCGCTCTTGACTATCTTAACCGCTCATTAAAGATATTCAAGGAAGGTGGGAATAAATATGAAGAAGGCAAAACACTGAACAATATCAGTCAGATTTACCATGCCCGAGNNNNNNNNNNNNNNNNNNNNNNNNNNNNNNNNNNNNNNNNNNNNNNNNNNNNNNNNNNNNNNNNNNNNNNNNNNNNNNNNNNNNNNNNNNNNNNNNNNNNATTACGATACCGCTCTTGACTATCTTAACCGCTCATTAAAGATATTCAAGGAAGGTGGGAATAAATATGAAGAAGGCAAAACACTGAACAATATCAGTCAGATTTACCATGCCCGAGGAGATTACGAGACCGCTCTTGACTATCTTAACCGCTCATTAAAGATTAGCCAGGAAATCGGGGATAAAAGTGGGGAAGGGACAACCCTGAACAATATCAGTCAGATTTTTAAGGCAAGAGGAGATTACGATACCGCTCTTGACTATCTTAACCGCTCATTAAAGATATTCAAGGAAGGTGGGAATAAATATGAAGAAGGGGCAACCCTGAACAATATCAGTCAGATTTACGATGCAAGAGGAGATTACGAGACCGCTCTTGACTATCTTAACCGCTCATTAAAGATTCGCCAGGAAATCGGGGATAAACCAGGGCAATGCTACACGCTTCACAATATCGCTATGATTGAGGATGCAAGGAAGAATATGGAAGCGGTATTAGCACTGGAGATGGAGGCTTACCGGCTGGCTATGGAAACAAGCGATGCCATGGGACTGTTTCAGGTAGGTAAGTGGCTTGGGCAACTGTTGGTTGGTATGGGTCAAAGAGAAGAAGGCACAGTCATTCTCCAGCGGGCGTTTGAGATTGGTCGGGCAGCTAAGTTGCCGGGCACAGAGCAAATCAGGGATATTTTAGCCCAGCCTGGGGGCTCGTAAGGAGGACATTAGCTTGCTAATGTTCAACAGCAAGATGTTGTGCACTCCATAGTAAGGAAATTTATAGTCTTTGTAAGCATTCAGGTGCTTTATTCATTCCAAATTGGATACTGTTGTGGGGGGCGACCATGAGATTCAAGAATAATGGGGCTCTTGATTTTAGGATCTACCGGGTCGATACGCTCTAATTTTACATCAAATTCCCAATTATCACCAAAATCATACAGGTAGGTCATAATTGTACCAGGCTTAATGTCTAAATCGCCAATAATCACTTCATCAGCCAATAATGGTTCCTCTTTCATATCCGGATGATTTACATTGATAGAGATACCAAAACGATTTCTGTAGGTGAAACAGTAGAGGTGATCGAAGTCAAAATTAAAGGTTCTCAGAATAATGTTACTTAGACTTTCTAAGTCATTTTCGGCTGGTATGGCAATAAGTCGCCATACATTTCCCAGGGACACCTTAAAAATATAGATACCATCTTGAAACTCAGG encodes the following:
- a CDS encoding tetratricopeptide repeat protein; the protein is YDTALDYLNRSLKIFKEGGNKYEEGKTLNNISQIYHARGDYETALDYLNRSLKISQEIGDKSGEGTTLNNISQIFKARGDYDTALDYLNRSLKIFKEGGNKYEEGATLNNISQIYDARGDYETALDYLNRSLKIRQEIGDKPGQCYTLHNIAMIEDARKNMEAVLALEMEAYRLAMETSDAMGLFQVGKWLGQLLVGMGQREEGTVILQRAFEIGRAAKLPGTEQIRDILAQPGGS
- a CDS encoding tetratricopeptide repeat protein, which produces MGRVSNNDQDIAQVSLKLQPTSEKDEIQTLLRLISKAIKKDNALFLFVRYQNFRDAQNMINVLQQKSDTGIKFISINCQSQNIQFLSPHLLQKQNTKTVFCIFNLPRHQDSQGAEIDPNFLENLNFTRDQLQEHKIKAIFFLTEYELSAVINKADDFWAFRHRLLELPEEIQHFINIWSRAEVSFIASNKEEIHRQIGYRKSLLDTVSSPEKKVSLINEIAQRYHLLGQYEKALVLLEEGLETSRKIGDKKGEGTILNNISQIYDARGDYDTALDYLNRSLKIRQEIEDKSGEGRTLNNISQIFKARGDYDTALDYLNRSLKIFKEGGNKYEEGKTLNNISQIYHAR